In a genomic window of Agrobacterium tumefaciens:
- a CDS encoding ABC transporter substrate-binding protein gives MRDGDKFSLGLTRRTFMAGLGGVAAVSVIGSSALAAAGKEAPELAALVKDGKLPPLAERLPKNPMVVTPHEKIGTYGGTLRRGLRGSSDHNGILRMVGNQGLVRWNMDFTEVLPNLAEKWEVNDDASQFTFHLLQGAKWSDGHPFTADDVVFAIEDCIKNKELYSATPAQLSVAGKAVDVEKVDDFTVRFKFAAPNALYLENLATPLGQHPTLFAKHYCSKFLPKYNTALDADVKAAGVSSWTELFRAKCGDIEIPSRWSNVDKPTLDPWVVKEPYSGGATRVVMTRNPYFWQVDTEGNQLPYINEVNFGISQDVESLMLNVISGKIDIQERHISVLANKPTLSQNMKKGDYRLLTLVPSASQQCQIYLNITHKDPEMRKMFGDKSFRQALSIALNRQEIIDIVYFGQSEGYQAGPRPTHPWYHEKLARQNTEYDVAKANDLLDKAGYDKKNGNGMRLRPDGQPIFFSIDVIPTLYPDLVDALELVKAQWAQIGVDIKVNTIERALYYTRGDDNAHDAAVWPGPGGLDPMLDPRDFFAFHPQGSRYAIPWALWYTSNGQKGEEPPESQKKRFKLFDEARSTADLVKRGEKMKEIFDIAADEFETIGLCLAVGGFGIIRNNLRNVPEKEPDSWSWPNPGPALPQQFTFTS, from the coding sequence ATGCGCGATGGCGATAAATTTTCACTGGGCTTGACGCGCCGAACCTTTATGGCTGGGCTTGGCGGCGTCGCCGCCGTGTCCGTCATCGGGAGCTCGGCCCTGGCTGCTGCCGGCAAGGAAGCGCCGGAACTGGCAGCCCTGGTAAAAGACGGCAAACTGCCGCCGTTGGCGGAACGTCTGCCAAAAAATCCGATGGTGGTAACGCCGCATGAAAAGATCGGCACCTATGGCGGCACATTGCGCCGCGGCCTGCGCGGTTCGTCGGACCATAACGGCATCCTGCGCATGGTCGGCAACCAGGGGCTGGTGCGCTGGAACATGGACTTCACCGAAGTTCTGCCCAACCTTGCCGAGAAATGGGAGGTCAATGACGACGCCTCGCAGTTCACCTTCCATCTGTTGCAGGGCGCGAAATGGTCTGATGGACATCCCTTTACCGCAGATGACGTGGTGTTCGCCATCGAGGACTGCATCAAGAACAAGGAGCTTTACAGCGCTACCCCGGCGCAACTCTCCGTCGCCGGTAAGGCGGTCGATGTCGAGAAAGTTGATGATTTCACGGTCAGGTTCAAATTCGCAGCGCCAAACGCGCTCTATCTGGAAAACCTCGCCACGCCGCTCGGCCAGCATCCGACGCTGTTTGCCAAGCATTATTGCAGCAAGTTCCTGCCTAAATACAACACGGCGCTCGATGCCGACGTCAAGGCGGCTGGCGTGTCCAGCTGGACGGAACTGTTCCGCGCCAAGTGCGGCGACATCGAAATTCCGTCGCGCTGGTCGAATGTCGACAAGCCGACGCTCGACCCGTGGGTGGTCAAGGAACCCTATTCCGGCGGCGCGACCCGTGTGGTCATGACACGCAATCCTTACTTCTGGCAGGTCGATACGGAAGGCAACCAGCTTCCCTATATCAACGAAGTCAATTTCGGCATTTCGCAGGATGTCGAATCGTTGATGCTGAACGTCATCTCCGGCAAGATCGACATTCAGGAACGCCATATCAGCGTTCTCGCCAACAAGCCGACGCTGTCGCAGAACATGAAAAAGGGCGATTACCGTCTGTTGACGCTGGTGCCATCGGCTTCGCAGCAGTGCCAGATCTACCTCAACATCACCCACAAAGACCCTGAGATGCGCAAGATGTTCGGCGACAAGTCGTTCCGTCAGGCGCTGTCTATCGCGCTCAACCGCCAGGAAATCATCGACATCGTCTATTTCGGCCAGAGCGAGGGCTATCAGGCCGGGCCGCGCCCGACACATCCCTGGTATCACGAAAAGCTGGCGCGTCAGAACACCGAATACGATGTCGCCAAGGCGAACGATCTTCTCGACAAGGCCGGCTACGACAAGAAGAACGGCAACGGCATGCGGCTCCGGCCCGACGGCCAGCCGATTTTCTTTTCGATCGATGTGATCCCGACACTCTATCCCGATCTGGTCGATGCGCTGGAACTGGTGAAGGCGCAGTGGGCGCAAATCGGCGTCGATATCAAGGTCAACACCATCGAACGCGCGCTGTACTACACACGCGGCGATGATAACGCCCATGATGCGGCGGTCTGGCCGGGTCCGGGCGGTCTCGATCCGATGCTCGACCCGCGTGACTTCTTCGCGTTCCACCCGCAGGGGTCGCGCTACGCCATTCCGTGGGCGCTTTGGTACACATCCAACGGGCAGAAGGGGGAAGAGCCGCCGGAAAGCCAGAAGAAGCGCTTCAAACTGTTCGATGAAGCGCGTTCGACGGCCGACCTTGTCAAGCGCGGCGAGAAGATGAAGGAAATCTTCGATATCGCGGCCGACGAGTTCGAGACGATCGGTCTTTGCCTTGCCGTTGGTGGTTTCGGTATCATCCGCAACAACCTTCGCAACGTGCCGGAGAAAGAACCCGACAGCTGGTCATGGCCCAACCCCGGCCCGGCGTTGCCGCAACAGTTCACCTTCACAAGCTGA
- a CDS encoding ABC transporter permease — MLLFIVKRLLWMIPSLFAVSFLAFVLIQLPPGDYVTTYIATLAASNEVIDHNTAAQLRERFGLDDPMIVQYLKWIWGIISRGDFGISFEWQQPVSGLIWERMALTLVLAIASLLATWAIALPIGVFSAVRKYSIGDYLFTAFSFFGLSIPSFLLALVLMYVAAVEFGADVGGLFSAEYETASWSIAKMMDLMAHIWLPVAILAVSSTASLIRVMRANMLDELPKPYVTTARAKGLSEFRLLTKYPLRIALNPFISTIAWLLPNLISGSVVVAIVLNLPTAAPLLLQSLMAQDMYLAGAFVLLICGLTLIGSLISDILLALVDPRIRLE, encoded by the coding sequence ATGCTGCTATTTATCGTAAAACGCCTGCTGTGGATGATACCGTCCCTGTTCGCCGTCAGTTTTCTTGCCTTTGTACTGATCCAGCTGCCACCCGGTGACTACGTGACGACTTACATCGCCACGCTTGCTGCGTCCAACGAAGTCATAGACCACAATACGGCGGCGCAACTGCGAGAGCGCTTCGGGCTCGATGACCCGATGATCGTGCAATATCTCAAATGGATATGGGGCATCATCAGTCGCGGCGATTTTGGCATCTCGTTCGAATGGCAGCAGCCCGTTTCCGGCCTCATCTGGGAGCGCATGGCGCTGACGCTGGTTCTGGCCATAGCAAGCCTTCTCGCAACCTGGGCCATAGCACTTCCGATCGGCGTCTTCTCCGCCGTGCGCAAATATTCAATCGGCGATTATCTTTTTACCGCCTTCTCCTTTTTCGGCCTGTCCATACCGTCATTCCTACTGGCGCTGGTGCTGATGTATGTCGCGGCGGTGGAATTTGGGGCCGATGTCGGAGGGCTGTTTTCGGCGGAGTACGAGACTGCCTCGTGGAGCATCGCCAAGATGATGGATCTGATGGCCCACATCTGGCTACCAGTTGCGATCCTCGCGGTGTCCTCCACGGCAAGCCTCATCCGCGTCATGCGCGCAAACATGCTGGACGAATTACCCAAACCCTACGTGACAACCGCGCGCGCAAAGGGATTGTCCGAGTTCCGGCTGCTGACGAAATATCCTTTGAGAATTGCGCTCAACCCATTCATTTCCACGATTGCATGGCTGTTGCCCAATCTCATTTCAGGCTCGGTTGTGGTTGCTATCGTGCTCAATCTGCCGACGGCCGCGCCGCTGCTTTTGCAGTCGCTGATGGCGCAGGACATGTATCTCGCCGGCGCCTTTGTGCTTTTGATCTGCGGATTGACGTTGATCGGATCGCTCATCAGCGACATCCTGCTTGCGCTGGTCGATCCGCGCATCCGTCTCGAATAG
- a CDS encoding ABC transporter permease produces the protein MSDIAITTNTRPDRAAVASQWQLIWWAFKRHRLAMAALFVTIAMYIVALLPGFFAINDPVLQNARATFHPPQRVHFIDTTDGLSLGLHYYPLKLTRDPETLAAVFVEDTAKKIPIQLFGRGYEYSVLGLFTTDIHLLASTDKTRPLFLFGADRLGRDVFSRVIQGSQISLSIGLVGVFFSLLLGVVLGGISGYYGGRIDFVMQRVIDFVLSLPTIPIWLALAAALPQGWPATLQYMMITIILSLTGWAQLARVVRGRFLSLRTEEFVAAARLDGVPEGRIIFRHMLPSFSSHIIASVTLAVPAMILAETSLSFLGLGLQPPTISWGVLLREAQNIRSIATAPWLFLPGVAVVVAVMALNLLGDGLRDAADPYNK, from the coding sequence ATGAGCGATATCGCCATCACCACCAATACCCGGCCGGACCGCGCTGCCGTCGCCTCGCAATGGCAACTGATCTGGTGGGCGTTCAAGCGCCACAGGCTGGCCATGGCCGCCCTGTTCGTCACCATCGCAATGTATATCGTCGCGCTTTTGCCAGGTTTCTTCGCCATCAACGATCCGGTTCTGCAGAATGCGCGCGCCACCTTCCATCCGCCGCAACGTGTGCATTTCATCGATACGACGGACGGCCTCTCGCTTGGTCTGCACTATTATCCGCTGAAGCTGACGCGTGATCCTGAAACGCTGGCGGCGGTGTTCGTCGAAGATACGGCCAAGAAAATCCCGATCCAGCTATTCGGTCGCGGCTACGAATATTCGGTGCTCGGCCTGTTCACCACGGATATCCATCTGCTGGCCTCGACCGACAAGACCCGACCGCTCTTCCTTTTCGGCGCGGATCGCCTTGGCCGTGATGTGTTTAGCCGGGTAATACAGGGCTCGCAGATTTCGCTGTCCATCGGTCTCGTCGGCGTGTTTTTCTCGCTGCTTCTCGGTGTCGTTCTGGGCGGTATCTCCGGTTATTACGGCGGCCGCATCGATTTTGTCATGCAGCGCGTCATCGACTTCGTTTTGTCGCTGCCGACCATTCCCATCTGGCTGGCGCTTGCCGCTGCCCTGCCGCAGGGTTGGCCGGCAACGCTGCAATATATGATGATCACCATCATCCTGTCCTTGACCGGCTGGGCGCAGCTTGCCCGCGTCGTGCGCGGCAGGTTCCTGTCACTGAGGACGGAAGAATTCGTGGCGGCGGCCCGGCTGGATGGCGTGCCGGAAGGGCGCATCATTTTCCGCCATATGCTGCCGAGTTTTTCGAGCCACATCATCGCCTCGGTCACGCTTGCGGTTCCGGCGATGATCCTTGCGGAAACCTCGCTGTCCTTCCTCGGTCTTGGCCTCCAGCCGCCGACCATTTCCTGGGGCGTGCTGCTTCGCGAGGCGCAGAATATACGCTCGATCGCAACCGCGCCGTGGCTGTTCCTGCCCGGCGTGGCTGTTGTCGTTGCCGTCATGGCGCTCAATCTGCTCGGTGACGGTCTGCGTGACGCAGCCGACCCCTATAACAAGTGA
- a CDS encoding ABC transporter ATP-binding protein: MSDILSMKPDRPLLDVRNLVTEFPVRNGIFRAVNDLSFSIDPGKTLCVVGESGSGKSVTARSILQIIDSPGYIASGSIILNRADGSSLDLAKLDPRSRAIRSVRGADIAMIFQEPMSSLSPVHTVGDQITEVLRLHLKMSKAQARAEAIELLRQVEIPSPEKALDRYAFQYSGGMRQRAMIAMALACKPQLLIADEPTTALDVTTQAEILDLISRLQKAHGMAVLFITHDMGVVAQIADDVLVMHHGVAKEYGTVDEIFHNPQDPYTRMLIGSVLKLEQKAEIRLARPPLDLAAAPILEVNDLSMHFGEMKALDGVSIKLLPGETLGIVGESGSGKTTMGRSIMRLYDPTGGEMRYRRADGTVVDLAKIEGAELKAARRELRMVFQDPFGSLNPRMTVAQVIGEPLLVNGIAKGKELDERVCALMEQVGLDPAGRERYPHAFSGGQRQRIGIARAITLRPRIIVADEATSALDVSVRFQVLDLLMRLQDELGLAYIFISHDIGVIRYMCDRVGVMYRGKLVEVGDAEKVCNAPDHPYTQALLSAIPRPDPRDRDRTRRFRYVEPPEIKNGAAAR, translated from the coding sequence ATGAGCGATATTCTCTCCATGAAGCCAGACCGACCGCTGCTTGACGTCCGCAATCTGGTCACCGAATTTCCCGTGCGAAACGGCATTTTCCGCGCGGTAAACGATCTGTCTTTTTCCATCGATCCCGGCAAGACGCTCTGCGTTGTGGGCGAAAGCGGTTCCGGCAAATCCGTCACCGCCCGCTCGATCCTGCAGATCATCGACAGCCCCGGTTACATCGCTTCCGGATCGATCATCCTCAACCGTGCCGACGGCTCGTCGCTGGATCTCGCAAAGCTCGATCCGCGCAGCCGGGCCATCCGCTCGGTGCGCGGCGCAGATATCGCGATGATTTTTCAGGAGCCGATGTCGTCGCTGTCGCCGGTGCATACCGTCGGTGATCAGATCACCGAAGTTCTGCGGCTGCACTTGAAGATGAGCAAGGCGCAGGCACGGGCGGAAGCCATCGAGCTGCTGCGCCAGGTGGAAATTCCCAGCCCCGAAAAGGCGCTGGATCGTTATGCCTTCCAATATTCCGGCGGCATGCGCCAGCGCGCCATGATCGCCATGGCGCTGGCCTGCAAACCGCAACTGTTGATCGCCGACGAACCGACAACCGCGCTGGACGTCACGACGCAGGCCGAAATCCTCGACCTGATATCGCGGCTGCAAAAGGCTCATGGCATGGCGGTGCTCTTCATCACCCACGACATGGGCGTGGTGGCGCAGATTGCCGATGACGTGCTGGTCATGCATCACGGCGTCGCCAAGGAATATGGCACTGTCGATGAGATATTCCACAATCCACAAGACCCCTATACGCGCATGCTGATCGGCTCGGTTCTGAAGCTGGAGCAGAAGGCGGAAATCCGGCTTGCCCGCCCGCCGCTCGATCTTGCCGCGGCGCCTATCCTGGAAGTGAACGACCTCTCGATGCACTTCGGTGAGATGAAGGCGCTGGATGGCGTGTCGATCAAGCTGCTTCCGGGAGAAACGCTCGGCATCGTCGGCGAAAGCGGCTCCGGCAAGACCACCATGGGCCGCTCGATCATGCGCCTCTACGATCCGACCGGGGGCGAGATGCGCTATCGCCGGGCGGATGGCACGGTGGTCGATCTTGCCAAAATCGAAGGTGCGGAGCTGAAAGCGGCGCGGCGTGAGTTGCGCATGGTTTTTCAGGATCCGTTCGGTTCGCTCAATCCGCGCATGACGGTGGCACAGGTCATCGGCGAGCCGCTGCTGGTCAACGGCATTGCGAAAGGCAAGGAACTGGATGAGCGCGTCTGCGCCCTGATGGAGCAGGTGGGTCTGGACCCGGCCGGACGTGAGCGTTATCCACACGCCTTTTCCGGCGGCCAGCGCCAGCGCATCGGTATCGCCCGCGCCATCACGCTCCGGCCGCGTATCATCGTTGCGGATGAGGCGACATCGGCGCTCGATGTTTCGGTGCGTTTCCAGGTGCTGGACCTGCTCATGCGGCTGCAGGACGAACTTGGCCTGGCTTACATCTTCATCAGCCATGACATCGGCGTCATCAGATACATGTGCGACCGCGTCGGAGTGATGTATCGCGGCAAGCTTGTTGAGGTGGGAGACGCCGAAAAAGTCTGCAATGCGCCGGATCACCCTTATACGCAGGCACTTCTGTCGGCCATTCCGCGCCCGGATCCGCGCGACCGCGACCGCACGAGAAGGTTCCGCTACGTCGAGCCGCCCGAGATCAAGAACGGAGCTGCTGCCAGATAA
- a CDS encoding galactarate dehydratase: MKIDRMRVFVTRDKDRPRVMVALDTDDGLTGWGECYNHGPDLALPPVLDYLYGFLAGQDPTRVEYLYNLLLQQNRFPPGALGLSAISALDHCLWDLAAKAAGVPVYKLLGGEVRDRIKVYAGVYTAPDAPAAREEFDRLNEDWGFTAFKLSPWRVDIHAHRWGEVVRSSAEYFRSLRETVRPDYDIAFDAHAKIFEPAAARQLGNALAPYDPLFFEEPLRPENIEMWGDLKQGLNCTLATGESLYNRNDFLRLLQVRGADIIQPDICVVGGISEMRRIATLAEAHFVSIAPHNPMGPLATAVNVHFSAAQQNFRILEYRLPKGQCYVYGGTDLEKREDETRYVVDPYLPKDGYLELRPDRPGWGVEMDEKAMQEDGYVHWQRRVPKRPDGSYAFA, translated from the coding sequence ATGAAAATCGATCGCATGCGGGTATTCGTTACCCGCGACAAGGACCGCCCCCGCGTTATGGTCGCTCTCGATACCGATGACGGTTTGACCGGCTGGGGCGAATGCTACAATCACGGCCCCGATCTCGCATTGCCCCCGGTTCTGGATTACCTCTACGGCTTCCTTGCCGGGCAGGATCCGACTCGGGTCGAGTATCTCTACAATCTCCTCCTCCAACAAAACCGCTTTCCGCCCGGAGCACTTGGTCTTTCGGCAATCTCAGCGCTTGACCATTGCCTCTGGGACCTTGCCGCCAAGGCGGCAGGCGTGCCTGTGTACAAGCTTCTGGGCGGCGAAGTGCGTGACCGTATCAAGGTTTACGCCGGCGTCTACACGGCACCGGATGCACCGGCGGCAAGGGAGGAATTCGATCGTCTCAACGAAGACTGGGGGTTCACAGCCTTCAAGCTAAGCCCATGGCGCGTCGATATTCACGCCCATCGCTGGGGTGAGGTGGTGCGCAGTTCGGCCGAATATTTCCGCTCGCTTCGCGAAACGGTGCGGCCCGACTACGATATTGCCTTCGACGCGCATGCCAAGATTTTCGAGCCTGCCGCCGCTCGTCAACTGGGCAATGCGCTTGCCCCTTATGATCCGCTATTTTTCGAAGAGCCGTTGCGTCCGGAAAATATCGAGATGTGGGGAGACCTAAAGCAGGGGCTGAACTGCACGCTGGCAACGGGTGAAAGTCTTTACAATCGCAATGACTTCCTGCGTCTTCTGCAAGTCCGGGGCGCCGATATCATTCAACCCGACATCTGCGTTGTCGGTGGTATTTCCGAAATGCGCCGCATCGCCACGCTGGCAGAGGCGCATTTCGTCAGCATCGCGCCGCACAACCCGATGGGGCCGCTCGCCACCGCCGTCAACGTGCATTTCTCCGCCGCCCAGCAGAATTTCCGTATTCTTGAATACAGGCTGCCGAAGGGGCAGTGCTATGTTTATGGTGGCACTGACCTCGAAAAACGCGAGGATGAAACGCGCTATGTTGTCGACCCTTATCTGCCAAAGGATGGATACCTGGAACTGAGGCCGGACCGACCGGGTTGGGGAGTCGAGATGGATGAAAAGGCCATGCAGGAAGATGGCTATGTTCACTGGCAGCGACGCGTGCCGAAACGGCCTGATGGCTCATATGCTTTTGCCTGA